The Candidatus Phaeomarinobacter ectocarpi genome includes a region encoding these proteins:
- a CDS encoding DUF2061 domain-containing protein has protein sequence MTKTATYSIMHMVVAIGVAYALTGSWIVALGIGLVEPIVQTVAYHLHERAWSFGDPHDHSRRKVPIDTAQAAA, from the coding sequence ATGACGAAAACAGCAACCTATTCCATCATGCACATGGTGGTGGCGATCGGCGTCGCATATGCCCTGACGGGGAGCTGGATCGTTGCGCTTGGTATCGGGCTTGTGGAGCCAATCGTGCAGACTGTGGCCTACCATCTGCACGAAAGGGCATGGTCTTTTGGTGATCCGCATGACCATAGTCGGCGTAAGGTACCCATCGACACGGCACAGGCTGCGGCTTAG